The Bdellovibrionales bacterium genome segment GTCGTAAGAGACCTTTTGCGAGCTGGAACCTCCGAGGTCATTGGAGTAGATTCTCTGAATGAATACTATGATCCAGAATTAAAAAAATATCGCTTAAACCAACTCAGCCATATCAGTGGTGAGAAATCCTTCAATTTTTACAAAGGCTCTATTTGCGATCGACCATTTTTGGAAGAGGTCTTCGCCAAGCACAAAATCGACAAGATCGTCAATTTAGCGGCTATGGCAGGTGTCCGCTATAGCCAGGAAGTCCCACAAGTCTATTTTGAGACCAATGTCTTAGGGACTCTCAATTTGCTTGAGTTGATGAGAAAACATTCAATATCTAAATTTATTTTAGCCTCAACATCCTCCCTGTATGCCGGGCATCCAACTCCCTTTTCTGAAGACCAACCCGTGAACAATCCAATATCTCCGTATGCGGCGTCTAAAAAGGGTGCAGAGATTTTATGCTATTCTTATCATCACCTCTATAAAATCGACGTGACTGTCTTGCGCTTCTTTACTGTATATGGGCCAGCGGGGCGCCCAGATATGAGCTATTTTAGGTTTATAAAGGCTATCGATTCCGGTGAGCAGTTAACTCTTTTTGGCGATGGCACTCAGTCTCGAGATTTCACCTATATCTCTGATATTTCCAAAGGAGTGCTATCAGCTATGCAGAGAATCCATGGCTTTGATGTGATAAATTTGGGAGGGGGTGGCGATCCAATCACGATCAATAAAATGATTGAACTTTTAGAAATTGACATTGGCAAAAAGGCGA includes the following:
- a CDS encoding GDP-mannose 4,6-dehydratase — its product is MAVLVTGAAGFIGFNVVRDLLRAGTSEVIGVDSLNEYYDPELKKYRLNQLSHISGEKSFNFYKGSICDRPFLEEVFAKHKIDKIVNLAAMAGVRYSQEVPQVYFETNVLGTLNLLELMRKHSISKFILASTSSLYAGHPTPFSEDQPVNNPISPYAASKKGAEILCYSYHHLYKIDVTVLRFFTVYGPAGRPDMSYFRFIKAIDSGEQLTLFGDGTQSRDFTYISDISKGVLSAMQRIHGFDVINLGGGGDPITINKMIELLEIDIGKKAKISRLPSQSSDMETTRANNMKAKELLGWEPSVNLEVGLKECVSWYIDNRDFVLKLAHCKGN